The sequence ATGTATATTGTACATTTTTATCAGCAGTGACACATTAGAGTACTTACTTGCTGAATCTTGACGATGAttttggttttttcatttttccccacgTAGTCTGAAAGCTTCTTCGTTCTTCTTAACTCCTTGGCTGCCCACCACAGCTGTGCCTCTGATTCTTTGATGACACTCAGTCCTGCCTGGGCCAAGGTAAGAACCAGCCAGAAGGTTGTCAGGACcctgccaggggtgtggccctgcCTTGGGGGCGGAGCATGGCTGGGGCTCCTCCCAGCATGGGCGGGGCTTCTGGcacctccctcttcccaccctcctGGGCGCCTCTGGGAAGCACTCGCTTCTTTCAGCACCTTCCCTGTTAGTTGCAGCTCAGACTCTGACCCAGTAACTTCTTGATCTGGGATGGGGGGACCATCCTATCTCCTTTGCACCGTCATCCATGATACAAGGTCTCTCTTGGATGGGTTTTGAGGTTACTGCCAGGGAAGAACACTGGACTCCTGCTGGGTGTTTAAGGACAAAAGTCCCCGCCTTCAGGGGGTTTGATTCATGACTTTTTGACTACATGACGGTGTGAAAGTGGAAGGCCTTCAGTAGAAACCATCCTTCAAACTGTGAACTGTGGTCTCCCGCGGGGCTAGCAGTGTGCAGAATGATCCTTTCTCAGGACGCTGGGCGGCGGCAGTGAGCCCGTGTGTTCGCCGGGCTCGGCAGCCACACGCTCACAACCATCCCGTACCCAGACAATGTTTTTCGCTCTCGGTACAGtagtcaataaattacatgagattttCAACACATTAGGATAAAAAAGACTTTGTGTTAGACGATTTTGCCCAGTTATAGGCCAATATAAGTATGTGCTGTGAGCACTTGAAGGTAGGCTGAGCTGCTATGATGTTCAGTAGATTAAGTGTATTAAAAGCATTGATCCCGTATAATATTTTCAACGTAGAATGGGTTTGTTAGGACATCACGCCACTGGATGTCGAGGAGGATCTGTATAGGTAACCTGGGGCTGTTTGTTTGCTTCTGGATATTCCAGCTGTGGAGGGTGGCTCAGAGAAAAAGACACCATCCCACAGTAGGAGGAATAAACGAGAAAAACAAGCAAGCGGAACAGAAAGCTAGGAAAATAGCAAGGGTCAAGGGGTAAGGCTAGAACACAAAACTCCATGCAAAGGGATCAGTACATTTGGGTAGAAAGAGGCACAAATCAGGTTACTGGCTTCCCAGTGGGGATGTTTTCAGTTactctcttccctctgccccctgagtgtgggccacatcctcagccaGGGGCACACCACCCTCGGGGGGGCCTCCCCCGAATTGATAATTCTGCTCTGAAGCCTGGCGCAGCAAGACAGAAAGTGGTGCAGGAAGCAGAGAACTAGATCGAGAGAGGACGGTCAAGTCTGAGGGGCTTCTGCTCTCCAGGGGGGGAGGCGTGCACAGAAGGCCTGGGTGTCACGTACCTGAGTTCCCGACAgatcttctttattttcaaattccatCCGGATGGGATCGTATGGTGGCAACCCCATGGGGTAGACGATCATCACCGCACCTCGAAGCTGGTCCAAGGCATCTTTCACCATCTCCATGGTAACGCAGATGTTGGCTTCCACTTGTTTCTGCAAGTGGTTACAGGCATCACTGTCTACCATGTGGCTAATCAAGTCACCAAATATCAATCAAGCCCTCGTACAAGAGAGACCCCAGCCAGACACTGCCAACAACAGAATGAATCAGGTGGTGCTTGCTGTCACAGAGACTGCCATCTACGGCCAGGGCTGTGCCATGGCTGCCACAGCTTGGGTTACAGAGCAGAATGGCAGGGCCCCGAGGGGGTGGCATGACGTGCAGAGCACAGatgggggggggatggggagacACTGCAGAGAAGACGCATCTCAGGCAGGCCTGGAAACACAGGTGGGGTGACTGGGTGCAGACAGGAACGTGGTGCTTCGGGACAAATGGCAGCAGAGAAAAGCGGGTAACAGCCAGTGGCCCCCACTGCTCTGGGCAGGAGAGgagatgctgctgctggcctggcagagtggatATGGAATGGCCGTGAACGCCAGGGTATGGGATTGGCAATGACCATGAGGCGATGGGTGACAGTCAAGTGGCTTTTCTGGGAAGAAGTGATGACACTGGGGGACTCATCTTGCCTGGGGTGTGGAATGGGCCTGGGTAGCTGGGCTGtgaagggtgcagagaaaaggtgATGTACTAAAGCATACGTCTGATCCTTGTCCCGTTCCCAGTACAGAGCTTCAAAAACTGGTGCCACCTCCTGAGTGATTCGAGTATCATATTATTCCTAACCAGCCTCCTTGGACCCATGCTGAGCTCATGCTAACGAAGTGACTGACCCAGGTGAGCCCTTAGATagttttggggggtgaggggggcctCCCCAGGAAGCCCAAGCTGAGATTAGAGGGTTGCAGCTTTCAGATCCCCCCACCACCCGCTCTGGGGAGTAGAGGGGCCTGGGATGAGCTCAATCAGGTGGCCAACAATTTTTAAGTCATCAGGCACACAATGAAACCCCAATGAAAATTTTGGACATGAAAGCTCAGAGGAGCCTTTGATTGGAGAATACACTGATgttcttggtttttttccttttttttttagggtcacacctgtggcatatggaggttcccagcctaggggtccaatcagagctgcagctgcgggccaatgccacagccacagccacagccacactggatccttaacccactgcgtgaggctgcggatcgaacctgcatcctcatggacactagttgggttcttaacccgctatgccacaatgggaactcctgagaccaCAATGGTGTTCGGGAAGGGGGTGCCCAGAATTCACAGAGCGGGGGAGGGCATGGAGGCGCTGTCCCAACTCCACCCTATGCGTCTCTTCcatctggaagtttccaagctgTGTCCTGTGTGTAATGAATGATAGCAAGTACAGTACCTGCAGCCGGTTCTGGGGTCAGTTCTAGCCAATTACTGAACCtgaagtggggggcaggggggatggcctgggaacctccaaatcgGTAGACAAGCCAGACAGACGTGTGGAGCGCCCGGTGTCTGGAGGAAGGGAATTCTGGTTGGGGATCTCACGGTTCACTTGGGGTGCCAGCTCTGGGTAAGTCAGGGTCAGAGAGCTGAGCTGGCCTCCGAGCTGGTGTCCAACACAAAGGCTATGAGAGGAATGACCATGGAAATGAGGGGAGTTGGATTGAAGATGCATCGAGCGAGGGGACGGTTCAGGCCCAGACTTAAGGCTTATGGGTGACAGCGAGGAAGTGATGGAGGTGGCACTGAGGACCACAGCCCGGGGCACTGAGACCCGGTGGCTCTGTTCGCGGAAGAGGCTGCAGGAGGCGCCTCCTCTTGGGTACAGACCACGGGGCGCAGGAATCAATGAGTTCAGGTCTAGAAAACCTGAGCCTGAAGTGCTGGACCTTCAGGTAGAACCATCTAGGGACCAGGCGGAAAGTCAGGCTGCAGGTAAAGGAGCGGGTGGGGTGGATGCTGGCGGAGGATCTGAGGTTCCGGCAGGGGGTGGGGTTTGTATCTGGCAAAGAAGATGTGTTTCTTTCTCAAgggagaaagagcagaaagaaaagaggagagggcCAGGGATAAAGCCCTTTGAGAAACACCAAATTTAAGAGGCAAGAGCAGGGGGAGAGCCGGGAGGGACCGCAGCAGCGGGGGGCCCGGGGCTATGGGCAAAAGACAGAgggtccggagttcccgtcgtggtgcaatggaaatgaatccgattaggaaccatgaggttgcaggttcgatccctggccttgctcagtgagttaaggatccagtgttgccgtgagctgtggggtaggtcacagatgcagctcggatctggtgtggctgtggctgtggtgtaggctggcagctacagctccgatttgacccctagcccgggaacctccatatgccctgggtgtagccctaaaaagacaaaaagacaaaacaaacagagaCAGAAGGTCTGGGACCCAGAAGGAAAAAGCCTCTGGATTTGCTGGTTAGGGGGTGGCTGGTACGAGCCAGCTCGATGTGGCCATTGTGTGcaggaaggaaacagaggccaGGTTCTGAGAAACCCAGGGCATCCGGGCCGAGCTGGAGGCTTCTCCTCCAGGAAGGCGGCTGGGGAGGCAGTGATGGGAGGTCGTGTGGAAGGCTGGGCTGCAGAGGCTCTCCCTGCTAAGGCAGGAGGCCCACCTGCGCATGGACAGAGTGGCTGCAGCCTGGAGGGCAGACGGACCAGAGACACCACCACCCTTCCTGGATTTCtggaagggaggaggcaggaagcccGAGTGGGAGCAGTGGTGTGAGAGGGAGGGAGCCCAGGGCGAGAGACCCCGGGCAGCATTTCCAGGGAAGAAGGAGAGATGCAGGAAGGGAGGCTGGGCAGGGAGCCAAGCGGCTTTGACCTCACTGCCGAGGAGCAGGTGAGAGGGCAGGAGCCCAGGAAGGGGACGGGGTCTGAGACAGGCTTGAGTCTCAGACCCAGGAAGGACTAGCAGGTCGCCAGACCCAGTGAGGTCAGGCCAGGGGGCACAGGCGACATGGCAGCCTCCAAGAGGAGGCTGCATCAGGTTGGGGGGGGGATAGTTAGGGAAGGGGCTTATAGGGATCCCACTGGCAGGAACCCACAGGAGCCGGGTGGCCAgtgtgggggggcaggggagattGGAGGATTCTGCACTATGACGGCAAGCTCAGAGCCCACACTGAGAGGGAAGTGTGCTAAGAGTGACTTCCAGTCTGACCACGGTGTAGACGAGTGACAGGAAGAGAGCTGTAAGTCTCGGCTTTCGAGGAAACACGGGGGCCTTGTGATGTGGGCACAGCACGGTCATCAGCACGGATGCTGCCTGTCccagagcagggagaggaggcctGGAGGCCCAGATTTAAACTCTCTAGAGCCCTGTCCTGACCTGAAAGGTGGAGGCAAGAGTCCTGCCTGACCTGCTCGAAGGGCGGCTTGTGAAACTGCTTCCTAGGTCACAAATCCCCCAAAACACATCAGGTCACCCCATCAGTGGCGTGTACCACAGGGGCCAGGGGAACAGCGCGATGACCCATCGGATCCCAGGTCACCGGAGGGAAGACCTCCTGCTCGAGGGCGCCCTCCCATCAATATACATAGAGTCCCTGTTTACAAAAGCTCCGCCAATTGCCAGGGGCAGTGATTCCCAACCGGGTGCCACAGCAAGTGACAGAGAGACCTAGGTGCCACCTTGGGACAACAGATTTCCCAGCTGTCCTCTCTACAGAAGGACCGTGACCCCCTCCCAAGAGGCGCAGTTAATCCACCATCTccactctgccccccaccccgcccgagGAACCCAAGTGATGGAGGGGAGACTCCGGGCCGGGGCCAAGGGGACCTGAACCCTCACCTGCGTGCCTGGTGTGTCTGGATGGACAGGACTCCCCCCCACACTTCCCCCCTGGGCGGGCGGGGGTCGGCTGGGGCGGTGGGGCAAGGTCCCCGGGCGAGAAGTGAGGTCTGACCACCCGGCAGCTCTGCAACGTTAGGCAAATCACTGCAGCAAAGCGACTGGAATCCCGCAAGTAGGAAGTGACTTCATAAACATGCACACGGGCAAAGGGaagaaatgatacaaacaaatggGCAGGAGTTCACAGAAGAAAGCGTGGCGAGCGAAGCGGGCAGAGCCCGGTCCTGGCCGCTGTTCTCCTAACGTGTTCTGAGATGCGCCAACTTGACTAGAGCTTAATACTTCTGATCTGCCCTTTTCAAGAACAGGTCTGCGGCCAAGGGCATGCTGCAAACACTGGACAAAGCGACACCTTCCTTGTGGGCCTTCCCAGAGCCTTcgctatatatacatacacatatatatatatacttttttttttgtctttttgccttctccagggccgcttcccgtggcatatggaggttcccaggctaggggtctaatcagagctgtagccgccggcctacgccagagccacagtaactcgggatccaagccacatctgcaacctacaccacggctcatggcaacaccagatccttaacccactgagagaggccagggatcgaacctgcaacctcatggttcctagtcggatttgttaaccactgcgccatgacgggaactccgagccttCGCTATATTAACAGGCACGGAGGGGCAGTCTTGCCTGAAGCACCTAAGGGATGAGTTAAGAGTCTGAAGAATGGTGGCATAGAAATCACAGTTTTGCCTAGTGCATTGGGAAGGacagaaaaacaccaaaacaaaacagttatCAAGTGAGAAGGTCTACGTGGGGTGGAGGCGGGGTAGCAACCAATACTGGCAACACAGAAACAAAGCAACTGGCAAAAACATTTAGAATTTGAAAagtccttacattttttttaaaatttgattgtttcttttttgatatttttacagccccacttgtggcataaggaagtgcccaggctaggggtagaaccagagccgcaggtgcaggcctacgccacagctacagcaacgccagatcctttaacctactgagcgaggccagggatggaacctgtgtcctcatggatcctcgtcggattcttaacccactgagccacaacaggaactccaaagagtcCTTAAATTCTTTGCCTTCAGACTCATTATCTGCACGTCAATGGTATGTATGGCTTGTATTCCTCCTTCGATGAAataatttttgtgaaaataattaagacgattaaaaaaaggtaattcaggagttcccgtcgtggctcagtggttaacgaatctgactaggaaccataaggttgcaggttcgatccctagcctcgctcagtgggttaaggagccagcattgctgtggctgtggtgtaggctggcagctgtaactccgattagacccctagcctgggaacctctatatgccgcaagtgcggccctagaaaaagacaaaaagacaaaaaaaaaaaaaaaaagtagttcataAACACTTGTTGTGTAAATTATCTGTAGATCTAGTGTGTGACGCCACAATGTTCACGGCTCCTCTCTTCTACTTTCTTTAGTTCTTAACAGACACAAACCACTCTACACAaaagagataagcaacaaggatttactggagcgcacagagaactatattccatatttaaataacttagaagagaatcagaaaaaaccccacaactgaATCACCAcactgtacccctgaaactaacacaatactatgaatcaagtatacttcaattcaaaaaaaaaagatgaaggaaacaaGAAGACAAATGCATCAACTCATACTCGTCCTACATTTACAACagccaataacattttttttttttttttttttatctttttagagccgcacctgcggcatacggaaatttccaagctaggggtcgaatcggagctatagttgctggcctacatcacagccacagcaaccccagatctgagttgtctgcaacctatgccacagctcacagcaatgctggatccttaacctgctgagtgaggccagggatggaacctgcaacctcatggatactagtcggattcgtttccgctgagccacgatggcaactccagcCAATAACCATTTTTGTCTGACCTGTAGAAACGCGTATGGTTGAGCACAACTGTCACAACTGTGGACAGAAAAAGCGAGGACCCACCCCAAACCCGCTTGTTTCCCTTGCGTCTGAaaggcttaaaaaagaaaaggaacgaAACGAAATGAAAAGGCTGCTGGGCAGACAACTCTGGAAACCGTAATTGGAGTTTCCAGTTCCAAAGACAAGCTTTAGAGCCTCATTTAAAGAGCTGACCTTAGAGATTATTGCTTTGGCTTCTTCAATAGTCTTCTTTAAAACttgcttcattttttcatttggagctataaaaataaaaaagggaagggggagagagagagagccatctTTAAAACTCTTCTTCAATATCCTAATCCCTTCTGGCGGAGATGGGGTGTAGgccagaagagagaaaagtacCAGAATGGAATTTAGGAGAGGGATACAGGAAAGCTGGCTGtaagaagttaaataaaaatctctcaaAACTTATCATCTTAATCATTAATAATGGTATTGTTTAGGCACTGAAAATACTAATTAATTTGAGATAATCTTGGTTTAAAGATGAATAATAAACTGGTAATAATAGATTGTTAATCaacgggtttttttgtttttgtttttttttcctcttttttggccacacctgtggcatatggaagttcccgggacaggaATCgaactgagctgtagctgtgacctatgccacagctgcggcaatactggatccttaactcattacagagacaatgccggatcctcaacttgccatgccacagtgggaactcgtgtTAATTTTTTATGGGTTCCATTTTCTCACTGACGCAATTCcttctaaaaagcaaagaatctcTCCACATTGAGAATGGGTTTAGGTATGACGAGATGTGGAAGGCACACAACCATTTTCTAGGTTAAAATTCAAAGGACATAATGCTGGAAATTCGTGGTATCTTCAATCTTTAAcacttctttttctgaaaatttttttctgtcccttacagggccatttttctattttttcttttaattcctaaTAGTGTTTTAAGAGCATAGTAGAtacttaggggttttttttttgtttgtttgtttgtttgttttggtctttttgccatttcttgggctgctcttgtggcatgtggaggttcccaggctaggggtggaattggagctgtagccactggcctacaccacagctcacagcaacacccgatccttaacccattgagcgaggccagggattgaacccgcagcctcatggttcctagttgggttcgttaaccactgagccacggcgggaactccagttacaGTCTTTTAAATGGAGCTTTTTAGGCAGGTTAAAAGGGATAAGCTATCACAATGGACTATCATCCCTGTTTCCTTCCAGTTCTAGATGAACAACCACGTGCTAAGAGGAGAGTAATTTCTTCAGCATCGGGCGCATCCTAAGCTGCTGTGTACAAAAGAGAGGCATGCTGTGCTAATGCTCATTTCCTCCCACACAGAATCTCTAAATAAACCCCGACTTGTAAACTGTAACAAAACACCAACTATTTTCACTGTTTATCTCCTCACACACCGTTAGGCTGCACCGTATGAAATCACCAATTTCCAACCATCTGTCGCCTACAAAGGTGGTAATTTCATATGGTTCACATATTACATTCTCCAAGGAGCTGCAACAGTTCCTGCTGCGCCTCAGCGGTAAtaagcctgactaggatccatgaggactcaggttcgatccctggccttgctccgtagggttaaggatctggcgttgccacaagctgtggtgttggttgcagacgtggctcggatcccatgttgctgtggctgtggtgtaggccggcagctatagctccaattcgacccctagcctgggaacttgcatatgccaagggtgcggccctaaaaaagcaaaaacaaacaaataaataaaaaccagctGCAGCTTCGTAAGAGCAAGAAGACAGATGCTTCCTTTAGCCATTGCATTTGTTCTGCGTTAGTGTTTGGCCTCAAGGAGTTACCTAGTACTCAGTTTGTATAGAAATGCTGAGGTCAATTTTTTTACTTGAAGAACTGctttcaggaattccctggtggctcagttgattaaggatctagtgacgtcactgctgtggctcatgggacttccgcatgccacaggtggccaaaaaccaccaccaccaacaaaaacccTGCTTTCATACTTATTGCTATATTCAGACATGCACGAAGAAGAAAAATACTGGCTTACCTTGCCCATTCCTTCGTCCAATATCATCCTTTTTAAATACGGAACCTCCACTGGGTACACACCTTTCGCCCCATTCATCCTTTAATTTCAATTCTTCAATCTGGTCATCAGTCAGTCCTTGCATATTAGGAGGGAGAAATATTCCATGTTCTGCTAattcttccatttcttaaaaACGAGAGAACATGAAACAACATGTATCAGAACCATCATCCTAACACCTTACACCTCATTGGAATGTAAGCTCCCTAGAGGTCTGGGCTCTTGCCCCCTGGTTCTCTTATTTAACAAACTCTTTGATGGCACTTGCTATGTGTCACACCTGTCCTTGACTTTTGACAGATGCTCAGCGATTTGTCCTAGGTCAAGAGAAGCAGAGAGTTTAGGAACTCGCCCACGGTCACAGGCTGCAGATGCTGTGCTGTAACCCTCTGTGTTACGTTGTACTTCCTGGCACTCAAGAAGCACAAATTCAGAgtcgctgttgtggctcagtaggttacgaaCTGGACTTAGATTCACAAGGAGGCAAATGTGATTCCTGAccttactcagagggttaagcatccagggttgccatgagctatggtgtaggttgccagcatggcttggatcctgtattcattgctgtggctgtggtgtaggtgtgcagctgcagcttcgattcgacccctagcctgggaacttccatatgccccaggtgcgacccacaggtgtggacctaaaaagcgaaaaaaagcagcagcacaaATTCAAATTCATTGGCAGTCTGAATACATATCCACGAAGGGTGTTGTGGTCTTCCAAGTGCACCCATATagcttatctcatttaatttcaccTTGCAAGGCAGGTCAGAGAGTTATCAAAATCCCTGTCTTGCCTAATCTGTAGTTGTATCACCTGGGGCTTGCTCAGGTTACATGCTACTACTTTATACGAAACTTCATATacactgctgcacagcagaaagcAGCATaacatggtaagtcaactataattttaaaaaataagctataaAACTTTAGATAAATACTTTATCAATATTTTCCATAAATCTGGTCATGGGGGAGGATGTGAGGCAGCTCACACAGCTCCGCAGTGGCAGAGACAGGAAAAGACCTTGATTTTCCAGTATCACAAAACACATGCTTGATATTTGTCCTATTCTCTACATAGTCACACCAAAAAGAATTcacattttcatcttgcaaattttcttttctttctttcttctcctttgctctctccctttcttttttcttttccttccttctctttctttctcttctctttctccctctcccttccttcctcatgAATGAGGTACATGGAGCTGTCTTCCCACAGCACCGTGTGAAGACATCAGGTGGCCTGTACTATGCAATACTATGGAACAAATGGTGGAACTTAATGGGCTGTGTATGGGATACTCGTCTCTCTCCCCCCAACAAGACTGTAAGTCCTGGGGCGCTAGGGGCTGGTCTCATTCACCCCTGTCTCGCTGGGCAGAGCACTGGAGccacctgaaccacagctgaCAAGAACAACTGTGGACTGAATgaatgggttttcttttttctttttgccttttctagggctgctccctcggcatatggaggttcccaggctaggggtcaaatcggagctgtagccaccggcctgtcagagccacagcaacacgggatccgagccgcgtcttcgacctacaccacagctcacggcaacaccagatccttaacccactgagcaagtgctgggatggaacccgaaacctcatggttcctagccgaattcgttaaccaccgagccacgatgggaactcctcactaacATGACTGCACAATCGGTACCGCGTTTCAACTGATAATTTTACACACAAAGAATTGGAGTGTCCACCCCCCccatgctttaattttaaaataacatttatggagttcccactgtggcacaacaagcTCAGGGGCATCTCAGCAgaaccaggatgcaggttccatcccgggccagcacattgggttaaaggattcggtgttgccacaactgtggtatagcttgcaaccatggctcagatctgattccctggcctgggaactccatggagtgGGGCggccaaaacagaacaaaataactTTTACTACAGAGCTTGTTTTGGAATCAGTAAGTCTTAGTAAGAAACTATACATATCACCCCTAAAGGGAGAAAGCAGGACCCTTAAGAAGTACTCCATGGCACCAAAATCATGGtatcataggaaaaaaatcacattctagACCACACCTGGAGTATCATCCTGTCAAGTGCTGTGCTGCCTAATGGTAGTTACTAACTGCATCTTCCTACTTAAATTTAAacgtaaataaaataaaaaatgcagccGTTTTGGTCATGCTCAACCACCACATGCAGCTAGTGGATGCCTTGCTGACAGCACGACCAAGGAACATTTGCTCCGCGGTGGAAAGTTCCATTGGACGGCACTGCTCCAGAGCGTTGAGAGAGCAAGCGACCAAAACATTGTAACATGAGACTCAGGCTGTTTCCTGGGGAAGGGAACACCATGAGAGGTAAGATCAACGAggctctctcactctttctcacCCCTGAAGGCTGTCCCAAAGCTGAGCGATTCATCCAGAAACTGTTCTACCTCAAAAGTCACAAAACACggaattcccttttttaaaaaaacggcCCTTTGGTCGTCCCACCTCTCACACTTGCTCAAATCAGACAACACCTGCTCTTGGGCCCAGGCTTTCTGTTCCCTCCTGTGCTTCTTGCCTCTGTACTGGGCCTATTTCAGTTTGTTTGCTCCCAGCGCCCCAATCCCGGCTCCCAGACCCTGGGGTGGGCCAGCCAGCTCTCCAAGCATCTCTTGGCGAACGCCGCGGTCCCATTTCAAGCCCGGCTGTCGCACATCTTTTGTAAATCTTCACAAACTTGACCCTCGCCCCGAGCCTGCTTCTGAAAGCCTCGTGGGTCCCGCCCAACTTCCTCCGTTCCAGACCGCTccgtttctccctccctcccggaCCCGGAGCGGTCCAGGATCCC is a genomic window of Sus scrofa isolate TJ Tabasco breed Duroc chromosome 13, Sscrofa11.1, whole genome shotgun sequence containing:
- the C13H21orf59 gene encoding UPF0769 protein C21orf59 homolog isoform X1, with the protein product MVLLHVKRGDESQFLLQAPGSTELEELTVQVAQVYNARLKVQRICSEMEELAEHGIFLPPNMQGLTDDQIEELKLKDEWGERCVPSGGSVFKKDDIGRRNGQAPNEKMKQVLKKTIEEAKAIISKKQVEANICVTMEMVKDALDQLRGAVMIVYPMGLPPYDPIRMEFENKEDLSGTQAGLSVIKESEAQLWWAAKELRRTKKLSDYVGKNEKTKIIVKIQQRGQGAPAREPIISSEEQKQLMLYYHRRQEELKKLEENDDDSCLNSPWADNTALKRHFHGVKDIKWRPR
- the C13H21orf59 gene encoding UPF0769 protein C21orf59 homolog isoform X2 yields the protein MNGAKGVYPVEVPYLKRMILDEGMGKKQVEANICVTMEMVKDALDQLRGAVMIVYPMGLPPYDPIRMEFENKEDLSGTQAGLSVIKESEAQLWWAAKELRRTKKLSDYVGKNEKTKIIVKIQQRGQGAPAREPIISSEEQKQLMLYYHRRQEELKKLEENDDDSCLNSPWADNTALKRHFHGVKDIKWRPR